The DNA sequence tgagCTGTAAAAAGGTGTGTGCAGGTTACTTAAGAGCCCCGATTCCCCAACCTATTCGTTGAAATGGGCATTATTACGTTGGCATAATTCCAGTATGATTTCCAAAAAACATGTCCAAAGTTGCCTAACAAATGCAACAATctataacaatatttaaaacatgcattttaaataGAGCAACTATTTTGACAAAGGTAATGTAGTGGCAGTAATGTCTGCAGCGATTTTGCAAGCCATAGGTGGGAGAGGCAGATAAGAGCCCAGCTCTAGCCTCCATATCACGGCCAACTGTTCCATCAGTGCTCGGCGCACTGTCTGCTAGatatagaaaaagaaaatggcgCAGAGACTAAGTCCTCAACCATAATGTCACCACTTTCGGctacaaaattataaatgtttgcACCACAAGATGGGTATGCAATAGCCTGTTTGAGAAACACAGTGTAAAGCGCTACCAGAATATATCCTCAGATCGAAATATTATTGGTCGAAAGACTAATTTAAAGGCCCTCTTTTGGAACAATAGCTGCAagagagtggaggagaaggGACTTAGTCTCTGGGACGCCATTTCTGTCCTCAACTAACAGCTAAGGAGTAACAGTAGACAGAGGTACCGAGATGAACACAAGCAAAACCATGATACACTATTTATCCACATCCAAAGACAACTTACCATTGGCTCGAGACCCAGAATTGGCctgcaaaatgtacaaaaatatgaatattttttcttaaaatgtttctctAATTCATATATCCCGGGAGGAATGAAAATGGCAAGTTTCAACATTGGAATATAATGAACAATTATTCACATAACCAATCGATCGTAAgtagcattttaaataaaagttgtCTTCACATTGACAACTTATTAAACTAACTGACATCTATCGCAATCAtgcaaacaatgtgattttatcaATATCTTGTCAACTAAACCTATTGTCACATAATGCAATTAACTATTTACTTCATATCAAAACGCATAATAACACTACCTGAGAGTCTCTTGGACCATGATCTCCGCTCATTGTTAATTTGCTTAATTGTAAAGCAAAAACACAAGACAGATGCCTAAGGTAAGAGGATGAGGTTGACAGAGTAGTCTAGATAGACTGTGGAATGGAGTCGATGCGCACTGAGCACAAGTCCGAGTTTTTGGCAACTGCGCATGCTCAAATTCatacaaataatgaaaaacaatgttgCCTACAGTCCTACATGGTTCCTCCCTTCAGTAGAACATGTTCACAGTTTCTGGTAAGACCATAGAATAAACATAGAAACCAGTTAGAAATACAGGAACTATGAATGATATGGTCAATAGCAAGCCTGCAATGCAACCACAATTTAATCATATTCATGCATCCCAATCTAGTTCTTTAACTTCTCTCCAGAATGTCAACAGTACAACTTAAAAAAATTCAACACATTAAACCACTTCAATACAAGACAAATAAGTAGTAGAAAATTTAATTCAGTTTTACAACATAATTATACAATTGAGTCACATTTATCAGTCTTCACATGATTAATCCagcataaaaaactaaaaactaaagggcacgcacacacgcacgcacactcgcTACAACCTCACATGATAGCAGGACAAAACATCAACAAATTATTTGCAAACAGttatctgtacattttctcCATTCAGGGGTAGTTTAGCCATTTTTACATGAGGCCTTATTTTCACTTTATGTGCTTGTAGTTGATCCCCAAAAACAGTTTATATATTCCTTCGATACAGAGAAAATTGGTTGTCAAATTTTGCTTAGTGGTCACAAGCCATTGACTACAATGCAAAATGGAAGTATGTTATCATGTTATAACATTATATAAAACACTCAAACTCAAATTACAACATAAGCTCATCTGGATAATGTCTGCGTCTTTTGTTTATTCCAATAGTTGTAGTGAAAACAGCATTTCAACTTTCTAGTGCAGAGACATATGCCAAAATAACATTCCGATGTAATGTGAGCTTGTTGTGTTTTGCACCTTTATAACATAATTAGAAAGAATGAAAGTAGGACCACATGTGAAAGGGGAAACATACTTAAATTCATAAATCAGGAGAACAGTAGCTCATCAAATGATTGACAGAGaaaaatgaatgtacatttgagtCCACAGGGTTTTATTCTGTGGTCATTTAGACTTCCTTCTCTTAGCCTGGGTAGGGCTGGCACCCGTCTCTGAAGACAAAGGAACAACATTTAGCTACAAGACCTTTAAATGTGAACGGGCGTTTTCATCTTAAATCAGTGGGACGCGTTTCTGATCTGTATGGTATgtgtctgattgagtgtgtgtgtgtgtacctttagTAGCGGCACTAGCTCCAGGCCTGGCCGGTCTCTTCCTCTGCATGCTGTCTGCCACGGTCTCCTCGTCCACCTCCTTGTCCGCCCGCGAGCTCCGTCTGCTAGGACCCTTCGGCTTCTCCACGGCAACCCTGACAGATGCCcaacaaagaaaacagagcCACAGACACGGCAAGAAAGAGGGGATAAAGAAAAGGCAGGagtcaaattatttcaaaaatcTATAAAGGAAGGAGGTAACTCCACAGAAGCTCCTCAGCAAAAGATGAAATACCACTCCGGTATTCCTCAGCTGGGAAAACCGTTTCAGACTGGGCTGTTTTTCCTCGTCTACCACAGATACTGTCCGTCTTCACACCAAACGGTATCCGATAGATAACAAAATGGTGGACACGACAGGGCGGCTGCACGTGTCCTGGCAGCGCTCAAACGTGTAAATACATACCTTGGGACTAAGTTGACGGGCGTCTTTCTTTTCTTTGCCCATCTGTGATAGAAGTGGAAAAAGAGCGGTAAACTAAGCTGTGACGATGCTGAACAAACATGGCTTTAGTCCCCCAACATACTCTTAATGATAAAATCTCACACCCAAAACAAATCATTAGACATGGCTATATTTATACTCAATGTGTAAAGTGAAGTTCTTAGTGAGCTAGTACTCATATCACTGTCTGATGTACATTAGACTGGATATTCTTAAGCTTGTGGCTGTTCGGCTTGCAAACCCATTCCATTAGGCTCCTGAAGAAGAGCTCTGGTGCTCACGTTGCTTCTTGAGGCGGTTTGGAACAAGTGAGTGTTGCAACCAGCGATAGACAAGTTTTACGCACTTGTGTGGCCTATTACTTGGCGGCTGAGCGGTTGTTGCACCTAGAGGTTTCCACTTGACAATaacagcacttacagttgactaGGGCATAAAGGTCAGGAACTCAGTttctatgacagtgccacgtcGAAAATCACTTAGCTCATCAGTACGGCCATcctactgccaatgtttgtctatggagattgcaTGGCTGTGCACTCGATTTTATTCACCTGTTAGCCGTAAGTTGCTGAAATAGCAGAATCCACTAAATTGAAGGTGTCCATATCTTTCTGGCTATGTAGTGTAGTTTGCATGCTAAGCATACATACCAGTGCGGAGGCCGGCGAGGCTCATGGGATTTCCTCATGTATCCCACTGCCCAGGCCAACCAAATGAACTTCCTGAGTTTCATTGGAGTTATAAATGTCcaagcatttctgtttacaAACATGGCACTTGGGACTAGGCCAACTACTAAAAAAAGATATAGGAAAACTGATAACctttaaaaaaggaaatatgttAGCCCAATTGCTCCTGTAATATGTAACGCATTTTATTCCCTACTGATGTTTATCATAAGGTTTCATTTCCTTagtttgaaatatgttttgaaaacCTCACCCTTGCTCGGATATAGTTGCACCATCTTCTGCTGcagaagggaaaaaaaactgttattaAATATTGCAGAAAGAAGCATGTTATGGCCACAGCATACAGCGTATCATAGTTCTGATCCCGGAGCTGTACATATCTAAGGCTTGAAAATTAATAATGCATACAGTACTTTAATGCCCTTGAGTATTGCTTAATATTACATGGTACATTCATGGAATACCGCTAATATCTGTGTAACGTTTTTCATTTACACCgatcagcaataacattatgaccacctgcctaatattgtgtagatcccccttttgccacaaaaacagccctgacccatcaaggcatggattCCACTAGACCCAGAAGACCATTGCCCAAAGAGTCACACTGCCTCTgttggcttgccttcttcccgtagtgcatcctggtgccatgttctccaggtaagtgacacacacgcacccggccatccacaggATGTataaggaaatgtgattcatcaaaccaggccaccttcttccattgctccatggcccagttctgatgctcacgtgcccaccGTAGGCGCtgtcagcagtggacaggggtcagcatgggcaccttgactggtctgcagctccATAGGCaaaaaactgtgatgcactgtgtgttgacacctttctatcagtaccagcattaactttttcagcaatttgagctacagtagcttgtctgttggatcggaccacacgggccagccttcactccccacatgtATCGATATGCCTTGGACCACCCATGACCCagtccttccttggaccacttttgataggtactgaccactgcagaccgggaacaccccacaaaggctgcagttttggagatgctctgacccagttgtcttgTAGTCACAATatggcccttgtcaaattcattcagatccttacgctttctgtttctaacacatcaactttgagaacagaatgttcacttgctggctaatatatcccaccagctgacaggtgtcatgataatgagattatcagcgttattcacttcacctgtcagtggtcataatgttatggctgatcggtatggCCTGTTGCAGTAAAACCATATAAAGTCATTACCAGGTCATTCATTAAAACCCCCTAAGGATCCAACATTTTGTTTGACCATATATAATTGGGTGTGACAACACGTACCAGTCTTCTCAGTAGCAGCTGCCTCTTCTTGCTGTAGACCCTCAGGTTCAACTGACGCTAGGAGAGAATTGCATGCTGGAGgttattataattttcaaaGAGTAAGAATTCagaatattaaaatgtgttgttgttggggTAGGTTTGGGGTTAGTTACTCAATCTCTGACCTGCGAACAGATATTAGGGGGGCCACAATGCATCGATGGACCCATTTTGTGAGGCAATGATTAATTAGCATGGATGTGACGTTCAACAATAGATTTATAGCGTAGAGACGCCTGCTGAACGAGAAGGCATTTGTCAAACCCTTGTCTGTAGTCATTTACCTAATGGCAGGGAATAGTGACATCTTCTGTGCTATAACAAATGAGCTGACTGTACTGCTGTATTAACTTGGTCaggtttgtaaaaacaaaaagggaGAAGAACATGCTCCCAAACATTGTCTAGTTAGATTAACCATTTCCAGGGCTGTTTTGAATTAGCAAGACCTTTCTGGCTTGATAGCAAAGCAGATTACCTAGGACGTTAACAAGAATATCAGTTAAGTACAATAAGATATTAACACATAAGGATAGCACTGGAAGAACGGACGTATGGGCAAGGCAACTCAACGCACAGCAGTTGAAAATAAGGTAGAAAAGGCATTGAATCGTTGCCCTGGCTATCAATACAGTATCGTATCACTGTCATGCCAAAGGTTTACATCCCTAACAGATATGTACCTGGGGTGTTATCTGCGGATGCCGGGGCATCTGGTGGGGCTGGTTGGTTGGGAGGCTCTGTGGTTGTGGGGACGGGCTGGGACCCAGTAGGGGCGGTGGTCGCATGGGAGGATGAGACTGCAGACTCCCCGGAAGGGTTGGAGGGACCAGGCGCGACAGGAGAGGTGGCCTGGGATGGACTTGGGAGCAGAGCAGGGGTCGGGGTGTTGACACGGACCGGAACTGTGGAGAGGGGGGAAGAGGCTGGGGCAGGAGCGGAGGACTGAGCAACAAGGGCAGGTGTCGGAGCTGGGGACGATACGGGAGGAGGGGTGGTGACTTTCAGAGCAGTGGCGGGAGGGTTGGGCATATGTGCCTCGTTCTGGGCGACGGGCAGCAgaggggaggggtgaggaggcACAGGCCCGGCATTCAGACCAGATTGGGAAGCGGCGCGCTAAAGGCTGGGCGGGCCGGTCTTTAGCCACCTGTTGGGAACCTGGTAAACTGCTTGCTGGTGCGGCGCCAGGAGCATGGACCAGCTTGCCATGGGCCTGGGCAGTCGATGAGGGGGACATGGGGCTTTTCCGGGAGCCAGTTGGGGCACTGGGGCTGGAGCACGGAGGAGGGGACACGAGGGGTTGATGGAAGGGAGATGAGGCTGAGGCTGTAGGTGAGGGGCTCGGACGGGGGGACGGCTGCCCAAGCGGTGGGCTATATTTCTGGCCGCCAGGGGCCTCACCAGGGGCCTCTGGCTTGGGAGTGCCAGGCCGTTGTTgcggtggaggaggaagagtggCAATAGGGGAAGCCTGTCTGGTGGCCATCTGGACCTGCTCCACCAGGGTTCGGGCTGGCTGCATGCCGGTCACGCTAACTACAGCCGCCTGGGTTGAGGCAGGAGCCATGACCACCGGAGCTTTGGCCTGGGTCGGAGCGGTGGTGAACTGGAAGTTTGCGCTGGACACCTGGATGGGCCCTACCACGCTGACCGGCTGGGAAACTGCACCAGCGTTGGGGGCGACGGACGAAGTCGACACCTGGAAGATGGGGGTCCTGGTGTTGATGAACAAAGACGTGGGGATGACCTGGGACCGGGGGCCGGGAGCCTGCTGGGGCCGGATGCTCTTGTTGGGCACGGTCATCATGGCAGAGACAACAGCTGGCTGGACCTGGGCGGAGGTGGAACTGATGGAGGTGACCAACACGGCTATCTGGTTGGAGGAGATGGCGGTGGACGACGCCGGGATCTGCAGGACTGCGGAGACGCTCGTCGCAGGTTTTGGGCTAGGTGTTGGCTTGGGGCTGGCTGCAGGGTTTGGGCTGGGATTCCGGTGGCCGACCATGGCCGTGCTGGGGCTAGCGGCCGCGCTGAAGCGGAGGCTAGCAGTCTGGTTTAAAGCAGGGCTGGAGGTAGCGGCGGGATTTAAGTTAGGGCTAGGGGTGTTAGGGTTGATGCCGGGACCAGAGCTCATGTGTAAATTAGGGCCAGCACTTGGGTTTAAATTGAGGCTAGGATTAGCACTCAGATTAGGATTTGTGTTAGGCTGCGGGTTAGGACTACCAACCGGATTTGGGTGTTTCGGTGTGGGAGCTgaattggggttaggtttagctTCCAACTCCTTCACAGTAACAGCAGCAGTAGCCACTGGGGAAATCCTAACTTCAGAGGTCTGAAAAGCACCGGATGGGATTTCTCGGTCTACAGTGGCTTTAGTGCTCTCCTTGGAGCTAGGATCCCCAGCCGGAGGGCCTTGGGTGCACCTGGCTGGCACGCTGGGGTTGACAGAGTTGTCCAGTAGTTGGTTGAGAGAGGTAGGAGCAGCCCTAAGAGCAGCAGACGCCTCAGAAGCAGACAGTGGTTGCCTCTCTGCAGCTACCAGCGTGGGCTCAAGACCAGATTTAGCCTCCTGAGGAGTTGGGACCCGAGGGCTAGACATCCGGGGTGTGGCGAGCTCCCTCAGAGGCTGGGGCATCTGGCGCTGCTCAACACCCGGCATGCCCTGCCCTTCCCTAGACATCTCTGTCGTGTTACCCTGCGGCACCTGGAAGGGGCTCTGGATCTGCTGAGTTTCTGGGCCCGTCCCTTGCAGGTGAGAGACTGGGCTAGGAGGCACGACCGCGGGGCTGTGCATTATAGTCTGGCCCGTCTGGGGGTTGACCATTTGCTGCTGGTGCGGAGGGGTGGTGAGGGCCATCTTGGCCCCCTTCTGCCTCCCCGGACTGGGGGTGGCAGCTTTGCGGTTGGAGGCAGGACTGGATCTTCGGCTGTTGCTGGGACTGACCCTTTTAGCCAGCCCACCCCCAGGTTGCTTGTCCTGTTTCGCCTGGGCCAAGTTGGCCGCTCCGCTGCCTGTTGGGAAAGACTGCTGACCATTATTGGAGTTTCCCCCAGCGCTTCCGTTATTGCCAGGCATTGAGAGGCTGGGAGGAGCCTGCCCTATGGCTTTAAGGGTGGTGGGGTTGAGGCCGCCCTGCTGGTCAAAGCCCCGGCTGAGGTTAGGTTGCCTGGGGGGAAGAGGGATGTTGATCTTGGGAGGGAACAGGCCTGCAATAGAGGCGTTCAGCCTCTCAGGGGAGAGGTTGATCTCAGAGGGCTCTGTGCTAGGAGGACGGTTGGTAGGGGTGAGAGGATGGTGGTAAGGCCTGGGACTGGCCCTGTTTGGGGTTTTGGGCCTGGAGCTCTGGGAGGTAGTGGGGACGTTAGGGAAGTGGAGGCCTGGCATGGGGCCACCTTGCTGGGGCTGAGGGGGCATCTGCTGCTGTGGGCTGGCTCCGGGGTGTTGGGATATGCCAGAGGGGCCAGGTCCCTGCTTCATCATGTGGCCGTTGGGGCCCTGGTTCACCACCATTTGTTGAGTGCCGTTCCCAGGCTGCATCCCCATATCCTGGCCCCCGGGTCGGTCCGGCAGGGAATGGGGACCTCCAGGGGCCTCCTCTGCCCCCGTAACCTGGGTACCAGGTCCTGCCTCAGGGTGAGACATCCGTCTGGCTGCCCCGGCCATCTAAATTCAAAAAGGAAatcaatgagaaaaaaaaatattgtccaCACAGCAAACTTAAACAGGCATAGAACATTCaaagaacaataaaaaatgttggtaaAATTAACTGTTCATACATCAGATACCTGTGGGTTTACCATTAGGGGCATTCCTCTGGCCTTGTCTGGGGAGGGGGGCACTCCATGCCCCTGTAGGTTGATCATGACAGGCATGTTGCCTTGTTGGGAGACTGGCATCCTCTGGGCCTCACCAGGGTTCACCATGGTCCTGGAGGGGTGCTGCCCGCCAGGAGTGAGCGGCATGCGGTTCTTAGCCTGCTCCtgcatcttcatcatcatcatttgcTGCTGCTGTTTTAACACATTGAGAACCATGTTGTGATGAGGCGACGCCATCCCCTCCTACCTTCAAGAAAATCTCCCATTCCTAAGAAACAACACCTGGGGCCTCTAAATACAGATGGCTATttcttctgtcttttctttccaaGACACTTGAGCGTGCTGACTCCTACCAATTCTAGCACTCTCAGAACGACCCTAATAAGCCATCCTCCTAGATCTATCCACTGCCTACATCAGATATTCCACTTCATCCTCTGGCTGGGTGTCGCAGGCTCTTCACACTATGGCTATAACTATGTATTGTATCCTACCTGGCAGGACTCTCTCACTGCTGCTGTCCCCCAGGGCTTGGTTCAAACGCCTCCCTTATTTCTACACACCAAGTCACCTGGCTTTGTCATCCTCACAGGGTCTCTCATATCATTGCTATGTAGAGGACATAGGGAAAGGAGCAATGGTCCTTTCTGACACCCAGGCAGCATAACACCCTTTGCTGACACCTCTGCGTGGATGTCAGCCCACCACATTAAGCTCAGCCTTGACAAgacagagctgctcttcctctgAGACCTCTTTCACATTTCATTTCTGTCCTTGCACCACAATGGTTGCCACCTCCTCCGACATGTCCTTTGTAAACTattgtatttttagttttttcctcaATCACAGCATACCATAACCTGACTTTGCCAATTGTTAGTTCATAGCAGTAAGCAGACCTTACTTGTGAATGGAGATTTGTGGTTgtacctgttgttgttgttgctgctgctgctgctgttgttgctgctgctgttgttgttgttgctgctgctgctgctgctgctgctgctgctgttgctgctgctgctgctgctgctgctgctgctgtagcTGATGAGGGTGCATCTGTGGCTGGCCTTGAGTCTGACTCTGAGCTCCAGCCCCCGCCCTGCTTGTCCAGAGGGACCTGCATTCCCTGCATCTGCATTTGCATCTGctgctgtagttgttgttgttgctgctgctgctgcatttgttgttgttgttgtagctgctgctgcatttgttgttgttgcataTGCTGcatttgttgttgctgttgttgttgttgatgctgctgttgttgttgttgttgcatgaACTGCATGGGAACCTGCTGCAGGACTCTCTGGTCTCCGGTCTGGCCAGGAAAACCTGACGTATGGGAAAAGGAATCATGAAAAAGGACACTCGGCATTTCAGATGAAAAGAGTGAGTGAGCAAACCAAGAAACAACATACTCGCAGGCCTGTTGGGAAAATCTGACAGTTTGGGTCCGGAAGGGTCCATACCCAGCCCCTGTTCCCCACTCAATCCTGGCAGCTCTTGGTCTTCCAGACCAGTGCCCACATCAAGCCCCCTGGAGAGAAGACAAGAAGAATACTTTGACAACAGTTTCTTTGCCTGTGCTCTGGTCCTTAGCAAACCGGCCATCTGTCCAAATAATTAAGAAGACTGCTCCAGTCACCTCCAAACTGTCAACTTTAAACTAAACAGCTGCTCTACACTGCACTAAAAACTCCACTCATTGTAAATCCTcctattttgaaattaaatccACCCTCATTTTAATTCCTTACTTTAGATAAATACTATGCTAGcttaatatttcaataaaagtCAGTTCCATACCCTAGACCCTCCACCGGTTGTTCTCCTACTTTAGGCTTCTTCTTCCGTGGTGGCTTCTTCTTCTTGGGTTTGGCTTGGCCGGGTCCTCCAGCCCCCTGCTTCCCGCCCGGCCCGAACTGACTGGCAGAGATGTCACTCTGAAGCAGGTTGACCAGGAGAGGACTGGTCAGCGTCACGTCCTTGTTCACTGGGAAACCCCCTGCCTGAGCGCAGGGTCCCCCCATGGGCATCTGACCCCCGAACTGGGGGTTAAAGTTCATCCCGTGACCCGGGAAGTGGCCGTTGCTCACCTGCATGTGCTGGGGCACTCCAATACCCATCATGccctgctgctgttgctgacCCTGCATATCTGGGAGCATCTGCTGGACTCCGGCCATGTCGCCTGTGCTGCCGTTCGGGTCTCCGAGAGTGTGCGGGTGCTGCTGTTGTGCTGCCTGCTGTTGAAGCATGGCttgttgcttctgctgctgctggagCTGTTGCTGCTGGAGCTGTTGCTGGACCAGAGGGTGGCCACTTGGGAGTCGCATCTGTTGGCCGTGCATACCCATAGTCTGGTTGGGATTGCTTCCCATGGGGACCTGAACAAAGAGAAACAAGGAACGAGCAACTGAAATTAAACCGTTAAAAGGCTGAAAGGGAGTTTGAATTTTCCAACGTCAATTGCCACAGTGCAAAAAATGGAAGGGGGGGGTGAATGAAGGTCATGAAATACCTGTTGGGGCTGCTGCTGACtcatctgttgttgttgttgtagttgcTGTTGGAGTTGTTGCTGTTGTAGCTGGTGTTGCTGCTGCAACTGCTGCTGTTGGAGCTGAGCcatttgctgttgttgttgttgttgatgttgttgctgTGGAgtcatttgttgttgttgctggcCTACCTGAGCCTGCTGGAACTGGCTCATGTTACCAGGCACATTAGGAGATGGTCCACGCATCATCTGACCAGGCATCACTCCTGCTTGACCTTTCACCCCAAACGCCTGCTTGTTTCCTTGCATCTGTTGCATTTGTTCCATTATGGAGTTCTGCTGCTGTAGAAGCATTGCCTGATGCCCTTGCCCGCTATGCATCCCTCCTTGACCCTGCTGGGGAATCAGTTGTTTCGGTGGGGTCATGCCTCCTCTCTGCCCAGGGTTAAGTGGTCTGGAGAGAACCGTTTGCCCAGGACCCCCACCCTGGACCATCTGACTGGGGGATGAGGACACAGGCTGACCCTGGTGACCCATCATCTGAGTCTGGAGGCTGGGCTGGGTCTGGGTCATACTGGGTCCAGAAGTAGTGCCTGGAGGCTGACTGTGGAGACCCATGGCATTGGGTTGGGAGTGGGACGGACCTTGCATGGGTGTAGAGGCTGACAACTGGGCACCTGAATTCAGATCATGAGAGAAAAATTGCACTGATAATTTTCATTTTTTGACCCCAATTTTGGTTGCCTTGATGAAGCCCTGCTTTGGGTTGGATTGATGAAGCCCTGCCTTCAATTTTGTTATGCTTTTTCACACGCTCGTcattcaaccaggaagtgtacACCTCAACCCCATGTGCCAGACAAATGCACTCTTCGGCCAGTTATCTCAACTGAGCTCATGGGCACCCAAGCTGCCACAAAGAGTCGCTAGATGGCAACCATATTCAATGACTAACTCCCACACCGGAACAATGCTGGCCAATTGCAACACCCCACTAAAGAGTTCTTGGCTAATCTGTGTGTACGATTTGAACTCTGGTCTCACAGTGACACAGCAAAATGCAAGGCTGTGACTTTACTTC is a window from the Esox lucius isolate fEsoLuc1 chromosome 12, fEsoLuc1.pri, whole genome shotgun sequence genome containing:
- the LOC117592809 gene encoding proline-rich receptor-like protein kinase PERK2 isoform X1, producing the protein MPNPPATALKVTTPPPVSSPAPTPALVAQSSAPAPASSPLSTVPVRVNTPTPALLPSPSQATSPVAPGPSNPSGESAVSSSHATTAPTGSQPVPTTTEPPNQPAPPDAPASADNTPASVEPEGLQQEEAAATEKTAEDGATISEQGWAKKRKTPVNLVPRVAVEKPKGPSRRSSRADKEVDEETVADSMQRKRPARPGASAATKETGASPTQAKRRKSK
- the LOC117592809 gene encoding proline-rich receptor-like protein kinase PERK2 isoform X2, giving the protein MPNPPATALKVTTPPPVSSPAPTPALVAQSSAPAPASSPLSTVPVRVNTPTPALLPSPSQATSPVAPGPSNPSGESAVSSSHATTAPTGSQPVPTTTEPPNQPAPPDAPASADNTPASVEPEGLQQEEAAATEKTAEDGATISEQGVAVEKPKGPSRRSSRADKEVDEETVADSMQRKRPARPGASAATKETGASPTQAKRRKSK